Within the Gloeobacter kilaueensis JS1 genome, the region TGCACCTCACTGCTGCGACTGTCTGCCGCGAGGTTTTTCACGAGCGGCCCGTCGATTTGATCGTCCTCGAAGTTCACGCCGCTACCCAGCGCGAGCAGACCCTCGTCCGCCACCTGCGCGCCTGGGCACCGGGGGCACGGCTTCTTGTCATGTACGCGGCGAGCGAAGCCGGAAGCGCCAGGGCGCTCGTCGAGGCAGGTGCCGATAGCCTCTGGACCGAGCACTCTTCGCTATCAGTTCTGCTCAAGGTCATGCTCAAGACCCTGGCTGGTGTGCGCTGGGTCGATCCTATCTGCGATGGACAGTCGATCGACGAAGCTTGTGCCGGCTCCGAGGGAGCGCTCGCCCCCTTTGCCGCCCGCCGCCCCGAGAGTACGGCCCAGACCACGCCCCTCTCGCACCGCGAGCGCGAGATCCTCGCTTTGATTCAGCAGGGCTACTCCAACCAGCAGATCGCCGCTCATCTTTATCTGAGCGTGAATACCGTCAAAAACCACATGAGCCGCATCTTGATGAAACTGAGTGCGACCAACCGCACCCAGGCGGTGCTCAAGGCGATGAGTTCCGGTATGGACCGCGTCGCCAGCATCTGAATTGCGACTGCCGGACACCTGGACAGTGTCCGGCGGTGATTTTTGCGAAGACTCGACTGCGGTCTATAGAGGGAATTTACCTGGCGTTGATAGGATAGTGGCTGATTTTGAGTTCAGCCAAGGGGGGTCTGCTTGCTCCTATCCATCCTGCGGGAGGCTGTCGCCGATGGTTTACTGGCTGTCGTACTGTCTTTCTTGTTTTGGGGGATGTGGCAGTACCCGGTCTGGGTGACAGCACTGCTGGTGGCAGGTACCCTTGTCCTGCTGCGCCTCGTCCGGCCCTTGTGGGCACGGCTGATGGACCGGCTGCACCTGCGGCTCAACCAGTGGATCGAATGGCCCCTGTGGCGGCGGATCGCAGCGGTACACGAGGCAGGGCACGTGATCGTCGCCCATCGCCTCGGCGTCGCCGTCGCCGGTTACGCGCTCACACCGGCAGCCAGCCACCTGCACCAGAGTTGCGGTGCGACCCATTTTCAACCGCACTCCCAGCCGTTCGATGCCGAGCAGATCCTGCGCACCCTGACGGTCCTGGTGGCAGGCAAGGTCAGCGAAGAATTGACCCTGGGCAAGGCGCGGGGGGCCGGGCACGACCTGCGCGCCTTTGGGCAGTGGGTGGCCCTCATCGACGAAGTGCTCCAGAGCCAGGGGCGCACTCCGCCTGGGATGGACTTCTGGCTGCAGGCTTGCGAGAGCAAAGCCCGTGAAGTGCTCACCGAGTCGCCCCAGCTTGTCGAGCAGATCGCCGACGGCATGAGCAGGCGCACACCCATTGCCGCCTTACTCGAAAAAATCGACGAGAGCCGCCGTCCCTCCGCCTGCGTCCGAGCGCAATAAAAGACAAATTGGTGACCCATTCCAGGCATTCACACAGGAAGTCTGTCGATGTTTTGTCGATCAGGCGTTGGCTCTCTTATCAATCAGCGCCTGCACTTGAGCCTCAGGTAACTCCGCCAGTTCCAGGAGCAGTTGGGCGCGCTTTTCGAGGCGATGACGATGCTCTGGGTCCGCCGTCAGGCGTCCTGTGAGGGCGGCGACGGTCGGCGTCTCGAAAAGATAAAGAAGCGGAACCTCCACCTCCAGCACCTCGCGCATCTGGGTAATCACCTGGGTGGCGAGCAGCGAATGGCCCCCGAGAGCAAAAAAATCGTCGTGGACACCCACGGCCTCGCGCTGCAACAGTTCACACCAGATTTCGGCGATCACGGTTTCAAGCGGGGTGCGGGGTTCGACCGCCTCGCTCCTTTGATCCGGGCAGATACCGGGAGCAGGAAGAGCGGCGCGGTCCAGCTTGCCGTTGGCAGTAAGGGGCAGTCCCTCCAGCAAGACAAAAGCCGAGGGCACCATGTACTCGGGCAATCGCTGCTGCAGGTGGCGGCGCAGTGAACTTTCAACCGGCGTTGCCCCCGGCTCCGGTACTGCGTAGGCCACCAGCCGCCGGTCGCCAGGAACATCCTCGCGGGCCAGAACCAGCGCTGCGCGCAGATCCGGATGGCTTGCCAGGGCCGCCTCGATTTCTCCCAGTTCGATGCGGAAGCCCCGGATCTTCACCTGCTGGTCGATCCGGCCCAGATATTCGAGATCGCCCCCAGCCCGCCTGCGGGCCAGATCGCCGGTGCGGTAGAGCCTGCTATCGGGACGGAAGCGATTCTTCAAGAAGCGCTCCCGGTTCAACTCGGGGCGATTGAGGTAGCCCCGCGCCACCCCCGCCCCGCCCACGTACAGCTCGCCGGGGACGCCCACCGCCACGGGCTCACCGCCCGGATCGAGAAGATGCAGTTCCAGATCCGGGATCGCCTCACCGATGACGCTGCCGGTCGGCTGCTCCGCATCACTTCGCCCAATCGGGCGGTAGGTGACGTGAACCGTGGTTTCGGTAATGCCGTACATATTGACCAGTTGCGGCTGCACCTCGTCGTGGCACTCGAACCAGGGGCGCAGACTGACCAGATCCAGCGCTTCGCCGCCGAAGATGACCAGGCGCAGGGCAAGGGACGGATCCACCCCCAGGTGCCTTTCAGCCTCGATGAGCTGGCGGAAGGCGGAGGGCGTCTGGTTGAGCACGGTGACAGCTTCGCGCACCAATAGCGCGTAGAAGTCTTCGGGGGAGCGGCTCGTCGCGTAGGGAACGATTACCAGCCGCCCGCCGTGGGCGAGTGCCCCCCAGATTTCCCAGACCGAAAAATCGAAGGCGAAGGAGTGAAACAGCGTCCAGACATCCTCCGGCCCAAAGTGGAACCAGGGAGCGGTCGCCGTGAAAAGACGGGCAATCTGGCCGTGCTCCACCAGCACGCCCTTGGGCTTTCCAGTAGAGCCGCTGGTGTAGATGACGTAGGCGAGATTCTGGGTTCCGACGGAACTGACCGGATTGGCGGTGGAAGCGGCTTCGATCGCTTTATCGTCTGTGTCCAGCTGCACGAGCCGGGGTACCTCCAGGTTCAGCTTTCCAACCAGCGCGCTATTGCTGATGAGAACCGCCAGCCCTGCATCCTGGATCATGAAGGCAAGTCTTTCGCCTGGATAGGCCGGGTCGAGGGGCACGTAGGCTCCCCCCGCTTTCAAGACCGCGAGCAGGCTGACAATCAGTTCTGGACTGCGCTCCAGACAGATGCCGACCAGTACTTCCGCCCCTACACCCAGCGCCTGCAGGTGATGGGCAAGCTGGTTGGCCCGGTGATTCAATTCCCTGTAACTCAGTTTCTCTTCACCCCAGACAAGGGCCACCGCTTCCGGTGTGCGTTCTACCTGCTGCTCGAAGCGTTGGTGAACACACAGCCCTGGCTCGAAGTGCTGGCGGGGAGCGGCGAGGGCGAGCAATTGGGCGCGCTCGGTACCGCTCAGGAGTGGCAGGGAGGTAATGGGTTGGTCAGGGTCGGCGACGACAGCCTCCAGCAGTGTCAGCAGATGACCCGCCATGCGGGCGATCGTCTCAGGAGCAAACAGGTCCGTGCTGTATTCGAACCCGGCGCTCAGTCCCGCAGCGGTTTCACCCATCGCCAGGGTCAAATCGGCCCTTGCAACACCGGTTTCGAGCGCTGCGTATTCGATCGCGAGATTGCCCATCTCCGGGATGGCAGTCGGTGCATTCTGCAGCGTGAACATTACCTGAAACAGGGGATTGTGACTCAGCAGGCGCTCCGGCTGCAGGTGCTCCACCAGCTTCTCGAAGGGCAGATCCTGGTGGTCGAAGGCTTCGAGCGTCACCTCCCGCACCCTTCCCAGTAATTCCCGAAAGCTCGGCTCCCCGCCCAGGTCCGTCCGCAGTACCAATGTGTTGACGAAAAAACCGATCAGCGGTTCGATTTCTGAGCGGTTGCGGTTGGCGATGGGC harbors:
- a CDS encoding response regulator transcription factor; this encodes MQFPPIDSDNARVAIICDHPVTAYALKRLIKENTPLSLAMHLTAATVCREVFHERPVDLIVLEVHAATQREQTLVRHLRAWAPGARLLVMYAASEAGSARALVEAGADSLWTEHSSLSVLLKVMLKTLAGVRWVDPICDGQSIDEACAGSEGALAPFAARRPESTAQTTPLSHREREILALIQQGYSNQQIAAHLYLSVNTVKNHMSRILMKLSATNRTQAVLKAMSSGMDRVASI
- a CDS encoding ATP-dependent Zn protease; amino-acid sequence: MLLSILREAVADGLLAVVLSFLFWGMWQYPVWVTALLVAGTLVLLRLVRPLWARLMDRLHLRLNQWIEWPLWRRIAAVHEAGHVIVAHRLGVAVAGYALTPAASHLHQSCGATHFQPHSQPFDAEQILRTLTVLVAGKVSEELTLGKARGAGHDLRAFGQWVALIDEVLQSQGRTPPGMDFWLQACESKAREVLTESPQLVEQIADGMSRRTPIAALLEKIDESRRPSACVRAQ
- a CDS encoding non-ribosomal peptide synthetase, producing MSDPREKLGRLSPEEQRALLAQRLLARAAQPKTFVPSFSQQRLWFLDQLGLSSAVYHVPLALRLTGPLATDALERALNEIVRRHAVLRTHFGEQERQLRQVVVPKLQLEIEQIDLTALPPDIRAKRLRVLSTEKARCPFDLAKGPLLRAVLFRLAPSEHVLLLTMHHIVSDGWSIGILIQELAALYAAFRSGQPSPLPELPIQYADFATWQQQWLSGKVLEEQLSYWQKQLAGAPALLELPTDRPRPPVQSYRGETFQFETSASLLAGLQQLARQSGATLFMVLLAAFKVLLSRYSRQEDIVVGTPIANRNRSEIEPLIGFFVNTLVLRTDLGGEPSFRELLGRVREVTLEAFDHQDLPFEKLVEHLQPERLLSHNPLFQVMFTLQNAPTAIPEMGNLAIEYAALETGVARADLTLAMGETAAGLSAGFEYSTDLFAPETIARMAGHLLTLLEAVVADPDQPITSLPLLSGTERAQLLALAAPRQHFEPGLCVHQRFEQQVERTPEAVALVWGEEKLSYRELNHRANQLAHHLQALGVGAEVLVGICLERSPELIVSLLAVLKAGGAYVPLDPAYPGERLAFMIQDAGLAVLISNSALVGKLNLEVPRLVQLDTDDKAIEAASTANPVSSVGTQNLAYVIYTSGSTGKPKGVLVEHGQIARLFTATAPWFHFGPEDVWTLFHSFAFDFSVWEIWGALAHGGRLVIVPYATSRSPEDFYALLVREAVTVLNQTPSAFRQLIEAERHLGVDPSLALRLVIFGGEALDLVSLRPWFECHDEVQPQLVNMYGITETTVHVTYRPIGRSDAEQPTGSVIGEAIPDLELHLLDPGGEPVAVGVPGELYVGGAGVARGYLNRPELNRERFLKNRFRPDSRLYRTGDLARRRAGGDLEYLGRIDQQVKIRGFRIELGEIEAALASHPDLRAALVLAREDVPGDRRLVAYAVPEPGATPVESSLRRHLQQRLPEYMVPSAFVLLEGLPLTANGKLDRAALPAPGICPDQRSEAVEPRTPLETVIAEIWCELLQREAVGVHDDFFALGGHSLLATQVITQMREVLEVEVPLLYLFETPTVAALTGRLTADPEHRHRLEKRAQLLLELAELPEAQVQALIDKRANA